A window from Armatimonas rosea encodes these proteins:
- a CDS encoding enolase C-terminal domain-like protein, with the protein MQIRHFRIHSFAISDPPLRSSFGLHAPLALRTVIELESADGVIGIAETHGGSGPAETLESLRPQVIGQDASQLMASLTALRSQSKYRTALSALEVAALDLVGKTVGLPVHALLGGKVREEVPFSAYAFYKHAWGESKYGEALTPEGLVTQVQELIADYGFGSVKLKAGVLEPDQEIETIRLLRQTLGPTVPLRIDPNCVWSVATSVRVGKALQAELSDGGYLEDPAEGMADMAAVRAGLLAEGIDMPLASNMAVVSFETLAEAHKTDACQVVLGDHHYWGGLRAVAALGRVCETLGVGLSMHSNSHLGVSLMAMAHVAAATPQLSYACDTHYPWQSADEEIVAEGRIPIVGGNVRVSDAPGLGVTLNYDTLARLKERYEASPIRARDDVAEMHQHVDPHWQRRRW; encoded by the coding sequence ATGCAAATCCGTCACTTTCGCATCCACTCGTTTGCGATCTCTGATCCCCCCCTTCGCTCGTCGTTTGGCCTCCATGCCCCGCTGGCGCTCCGTACCGTGATCGAGCTGGAGAGCGCCGACGGTGTGATCGGGATCGCCGAGACCCACGGCGGCTCTGGCCCCGCGGAGACCCTGGAGAGCCTGCGTCCCCAGGTGATCGGGCAGGATGCCTCCCAGCTCATGGCGTCGCTCACGGCGCTCCGAAGCCAGAGCAAGTACCGCACGGCGCTCTCGGCGCTGGAGGTCGCCGCGCTCGATCTGGTTGGCAAGACAGTCGGGTTGCCGGTGCACGCGCTCCTCGGAGGAAAGGTGCGTGAGGAGGTTCCGTTCTCGGCCTATGCCTTCTACAAGCACGCCTGGGGCGAGTCCAAGTACGGCGAGGCGCTCACCCCCGAGGGGCTGGTGACTCAAGTGCAGGAGCTCATCGCCGACTATGGCTTTGGCTCGGTGAAGCTGAAGGCGGGAGTGCTGGAGCCCGATCAGGAGATCGAGACGATTCGCCTGCTACGACAGACCCTGGGGCCGACCGTGCCGCTACGGATCGACCCCAACTGTGTCTGGAGCGTAGCGACATCGGTGCGGGTGGGCAAGGCGCTCCAAGCGGAGCTCAGCGACGGCGGCTACCTCGAGGACCCCGCCGAGGGCATGGCCGACATGGCCGCGGTGCGCGCCGGGCTCCTCGCGGAGGGAATCGACATGCCCCTCGCCAGCAACATGGCGGTCGTCTCCTTCGAGACTCTTGCGGAGGCGCACAAGACCGATGCCTGCCAAGTCGTGCTCGGGGACCACCACTACTGGGGCGGTCTGCGTGCGGTCGCCGCACTGGGCCGGGTCTGTGAGACCCTGGGGGTCGGGCTCTCGATGCACTCCAACAGCCACCTCGGGGTCTCGCTGATGGCCATGGCCCATGTCGCCGCCGCCACGCCGCAGCTGAGCTACGCCTGCGACACCCACTACCCCTGGCAGAGCGCCGATGAGGAGATTGTCGCCGAGGGCCGCATCCCGATTGTCGGCGGCAATGTGCGTGTCTCCGATGCCCCCGGTCTCGGGGTGACCCTCAACTACGACACCCTCGCACGCCTCAAAGAGCGCTACGAAGCCAGCCCCATCCGTGCCCGCGACGATGTCGCCGAGATGCACCAGCACGTCGATCCCCACTGGCAGCGCCGCCGCTGGTAG
- a CDS encoding phytanoyl-CoA dioxygenase family protein codes for MEMEPVLTAEDRAFFDQWGYLVVKKVVPKESCDAVIDDIYRFLEMRPDDPETWYPVRRRGSLAHIHQTQSLWDNRQNPRLYQTFADLYGTEKLWTSLDRACFKPPLSERHPHHNDQGFVHWDMDTSTPPETWPFFVQAVLCLTDTTEEMGGFCCIPGFHRKNLVRWIAEQPEGRHRFQPDLTRLPEGMKVTPIPAEAGDLVIWDVTLAHGNGANHGTAPRLCQYVTHYPASDDPAQAAERVACWGERTAPPSWERDIPEPYKGRERQQHPEPATLTELGKKLLGLERW; via the coding sequence ATGGAAATGGAACCTGTGCTCACCGCCGAGGATCGGGCGTTTTTCGATCAGTGGGGCTATCTCGTGGTCAAGAAAGTTGTGCCCAAAGAAAGCTGCGACGCGGTAATCGACGATATCTATCGCTTCCTTGAGATGCGCCCCGACGATCCCGAGACGTGGTATCCGGTCAGGCGGCGCGGGTCGCTGGCGCACATCCACCAGACCCAGTCGCTCTGGGACAACCGGCAGAATCCCCGCCTCTACCAGACCTTCGCCGATCTCTATGGCACGGAGAAGCTCTGGACCAGCCTGGACCGCGCCTGCTTCAAGCCGCCCCTCTCGGAGAGGCACCCGCACCACAACGACCAAGGATTCGTGCACTGGGACATGGACACCAGCACCCCGCCCGAGACCTGGCCGTTCTTTGTGCAAGCCGTCCTCTGCCTCACCGACACCACCGAGGAGATGGGCGGCTTCTGCTGCATCCCCGGCTTCCACCGCAAGAACCTCGTCCGCTGGATCGCCGAGCAACCCGAGGGCCGCCATAGGTTCCAGCCCGATCTGACACGCCTCCCGGAGGGCATGAAAGTCACCCCCATTCCCGCCGAGGCGGGCGATCTGGTGATCTGGGATGTCACCCTGGCCCACGGCAACGGCGCCAACCATGGAACTGCCCCCCGACTCTGTCAGTACGTGACACACTACCCCGCCAGTGACGATCCCGCACAGGCCGCGGAGCGAGTGGCGTGCTGGGGGGAGCGCACCGCCCCGCCATCCTGGGAGCGCGATATCCCCGAGCCCTACAAAGGCCGCGAGCGCCAGCAGCACCCCGAGCCCGCCACGCTGACAGAGCTAGGCAAAAAGCTCCTCGGGCTGGAGCGCTGGTAG
- a CDS encoding dihydrodipicolinate synthase family protein encodes MTTPDALRAQLSGVIAFPVTPFHDDLSLNLDGLRHNLQALKEAPICAVVAGAGTGEFHTLSPDELRQVIEVTVAELGGIVPVLAAAGISTALGVQLAQQAVAAGVDGLLLFPAYYPTTDDDALLEYYKTLAAATPLGVLIYSRDSFNPSPALVQRLADAIPNLIALKDGQGDTRRLQQIMDKVGERLLWIGGAGDDAVPSYYSIGIRTYTSSIANLDPEISQLLHVYASTGDSAALAATMKRYVLPLYAFRARRKGYEVSVMKRLMDQIGLVGGPVRPPLADLRPAELTEVEQMAPLWRSER; translated from the coding sequence ATGACCACGCCCGATGCGCTCCGCGCCCAGCTCTCCGGGGTGATCGCCTTTCCGGTGACACCCTTTCACGACGATCTCTCGCTCAACCTCGACGGCCTGCGCCACAACCTACAAGCCCTAAAGGAGGCTCCGATCTGCGCGGTGGTCGCCGGGGCGGGAACCGGGGAGTTCCACACGCTCTCGCCCGATGAGCTGCGCCAGGTGATCGAGGTGACGGTTGCGGAGCTGGGGGGGATCGTCCCCGTGCTGGCAGCGGCGGGGATCAGCACCGCGCTGGGGGTGCAGCTTGCACAGCAGGCAGTGGCGGCGGGCGTGGATGGCCTGCTTCTCTTTCCGGCCTACTACCCCACCACCGACGACGATGCCCTGCTGGAGTACTACAAGACCCTGGCGGCGGCGACACCGCTCGGGGTGCTGATCTACTCCCGCGATAGCTTTAATCCCTCGCCCGCCCTGGTGCAGCGCCTCGCCGACGCCATCCCCAATCTGATCGCCCTCAAAGACGGCCAAGGCGACACGCGGCGCTTGCAGCAGATCATGGACAAGGTCGGGGAGCGCCTGCTCTGGATCGGCGGCGCGGGCGATGACGCCGTGCCCAGCTACTACAGTATCGGGATTCGGACCTACACGTCGAGTATCGCCAACCTCGATCCTGAGATCTCCCAGCTCCTCCATGTCTACGCCAGCACAGGCGACAGCGCCGCCCTTGCTGCCACGATGAAGCGCTATGTCCTGCCCCTCTACGCCTTCCGGGCACGGCGCAAGGGCTACGAGGTCTCGGTGATGAAGCGCCTGATGGACCAGATCGGGCTTGTCGGCGGTCCCGTGCGCCCGCCCCTCGCCGACCTGCGCCCCGCCGAGCTCACCGAGGTGGAACAAATGGCCCCGCTCTGGCGTTCAGAGCGCTAG
- a CDS encoding CRTAC1 family protein yields the protein MAQNNGGAPKVVALLAFVGLLGGSWWLNKKNVAPETGTVSGGPLTPAAPDALQRYGFTLTESAKKLGIDFTHTAPKLDPKLEPILPRIADMGAGVAVCDYDKDGWPDLYVTRSGENSKNALYHNKGDGTFEEVGEKLGVADINKDGTGTSQGALWGDFDGDGWEDLLVYKWGRAELFKNDAGKGFTQMTETANLPKWMNANTATLVDYDKDGKLDILLCGYFDEEHDLWHLKTTKIMPDALNFATNGAPKHLLHNEGNFTFRDTTQEMGMTMRSWLLAAVAADLVGSGYPDLFLASDYGKPEIWRNNAGKSFTQIGEEAGVRKQAKSGMNASLGDIFNDGRLSVYISNIWEDGQVMQGNNLWVPKENLPKGKLEYENLADAMGVEKGGWSFGAQFGDLNNDGFQDLYLTNGYISADKTQSYWYDYSTITPANAEIVRDVVNWVPMKGRSLSGYQQKRVWLNDGAGRFTEVAQAVGATDLYDGRGVALADIDNNGTLDVLVANQRGPLLVYKNQADSKNHWLTLSLEAKGSVVGADVTVYWKGHKQRQVVTGGMGFCAQNDRRLHFGLGTDPAIEKVEIRWPSGKLSTIPAPKADQILTVKESNS from the coding sequence ATGGCACAGAACAATGGCGGTGCGCCCAAGGTAGTGGCGCTCCTTGCTTTCGTCGGGCTGCTGGGCGGGTCCTGGTGGCTGAATAAGAAAAATGTCGCGCCGGAGACGGGCACTGTCAGCGGCGGTCCCCTCACCCCTGCCGCGCCCGATGCTCTCCAACGCTACGGCTTCACCCTCACCGAGAGTGCCAAGAAACTGGGGATCGACTTCACCCACACCGCCCCCAAGCTCGACCCCAAGCTTGAGCCGATCCTTCCCCGAATCGCCGACATGGGTGCCGGTGTCGCGGTCTGTGACTACGACAAGGACGGCTGGCCCGATCTCTATGTCACCCGCTCGGGGGAGAACAGCAAGAACGCGCTCTACCACAACAAGGGCGATGGCACCTTCGAGGAGGTGGGCGAGAAGCTCGGAGTCGCGGATATCAACAAAGACGGTACCGGGACCAGCCAGGGCGCGCTCTGGGGGGACTTCGACGGCGACGGCTGGGAGGACCTGCTGGTCTACAAGTGGGGCCGCGCGGAGCTCTTTAAGAACGACGCGGGCAAGGGCTTCACCCAGATGACCGAGACCGCAAACCTCCCCAAGTGGATGAACGCCAACACCGCCACCCTGGTGGACTACGACAAAGACGGCAAGCTGGACATCCTGCTCTGTGGGTACTTCGACGAGGAGCACGACCTGTGGCACCTGAAGACCACCAAGATCATGCCCGATGCCCTCAACTTTGCCACCAACGGCGCGCCCAAGCATCTTCTCCACAACGAGGGCAATTTCACCTTCCGCGACACGACCCAGGAGATGGGCATGACCATGCGCTCTTGGCTCCTCGCTGCGGTCGCGGCGGATCTTGTGGGCAGTGGCTACCCCGATCTCTTTCTGGCCTCGGACTACGGCAAGCCCGAGATCTGGCGCAACAACGCCGGCAAGAGCTTCACCCAGATCGGGGAGGAGGCGGGGGTCCGCAAGCAGGCCAAGAGCGGCATGAACGCCTCGCTGGGGGATATCTTCAACGATGGGCGCCTCTCGGTCTATATCTCCAATATCTGGGAAGACGGCCAAGTAATGCAGGGCAACAACCTCTGGGTGCCCAAGGAGAACCTCCCCAAGGGCAAGCTGGAGTACGAGAACCTCGCCGATGCCATGGGCGTGGAGAAGGGCGGCTGGAGCTTTGGGGCGCAGTTTGGCGACCTCAACAACGATGGCTTCCAGGACCTCTACCTCACCAATGGCTACATCTCCGCCGACAAGACCCAGAGCTACTGGTACGATTACTCCACCATCACCCCCGCCAACGCCGAGATTGTCCGCGATGTCGTCAACTGGGTTCCCATGAAAGGGCGCAGCCTGTCAGGCTACCAGCAGAAGCGGGTCTGGCTCAACGATGGCGCGGGACGCTTCACCGAGGTGGCACAGGCCGTGGGTGCCACCGATCTCTACGATGGACGCGGGGTCGCCCTCGCCGATATCGACAACAACGGCACGCTCGATGTGCTGGTCGCCAACCAGCGCGGCCCGCTGCTGGTCTACAAGAACCAAGCCGACTCCAAGAACCACTGGCTGACGCTCTCGTTGGAGGCAAAGGGCAGTGTAGTCGGGGCCGATGTGACGGTCTACTGGAAGGGCCACAAGCAGCGCCAGGTCGTGACCGGTGGGATGGGCTTCTGCGCCCAGAACGACCGCCGGCTCCACTTTGGGCTGGGCACAGATCCTGCCATCGAGAAGGTTGAAATCCGCTGGCCGAGCGGTAAACTATCCACAATCCCTGCACCGAAAGCAGACCAAATTCTTACCGTTAAAGAAAGCAATTCCTAA
- a CDS encoding RnfABCDGE type electron transport complex subunit D yields MTPALSYNAPAKRGFQIDSKYVAPLLISCILLLGHFTTGMLADWRKTAVCIIVSILTEAIFGYLTLKKLPHLASAYVSGISCGILVRSVEWWPFIVAPALSIISKYVIRVDGRHIWNPSNLAIVLLLLVAPQSMYTLSFQFGNHVWAGIVIWILGSVIVYRLKRFHICFTYIASFALFALLRAALHTDMAFLPALSFEFAPLTSAMYQLFVFFMITDPKTTVHSKKGQMLVAFLVAAAEFVLRQWGKNWNIHIASHAPYFALTLMGPAANLIEIYKARQAKKAASA; encoded by the coding sequence ATGACACCGGCACTCTCCTACAATGCCCCTGCCAAGCGGGGCTTTCAGATCGACAGCAAGTATGTCGCCCCTCTCCTCATCAGCTGTATTCTCCTCTTAGGCCACTTCACCACCGGCATGCTCGCCGACTGGCGCAAGACCGCGGTCTGTATTATTGTCAGCATCCTCACCGAGGCCATCTTTGGCTACTTAACTCTCAAGAAGCTGCCGCACTTAGCGAGCGCCTATGTCTCGGGGATCTCCTGTGGGATTCTGGTGCGCTCGGTGGAGTGGTGGCCCTTTATTGTCGCCCCCGCCCTCTCAATCATCAGCAAGTACGTGATCCGCGTCGACGGCCGCCATATCTGGAACCCGTCGAACCTTGCCATCGTGTTGCTGCTGCTCGTGGCCCCTCAGTCGATGTACACGCTCTCGTTCCAGTTTGGCAACCATGTCTGGGCCGGAATCGTGATCTGGATCCTGGGCTCGGTGATTGTCTACCGGCTCAAGCGCTTCCATATCTGCTTCACCTACATCGCCAGCTTCGCACTCTTTGCCCTGCTCCGAGCCGCCCTGCACACCGACATGGCGTTTCTTCCTGCACTGAGCTTTGAGTTCGCGCCGCTGACCAGCGCGATGTACCAGCTCTTTGTCTTCTTCATGATCACCGACCCCAAGACCACGGTGCACTCCAAGAAGGGGCAGATGCTGGTAGCGTTCCTGGTCGCCGCGGCGGAGTTTGTCCTGCGTCAGTGGGGCAAGAACTGGAACATCCATATCGCCAGCCACGCGCCCTACTTCGCCCTAACCCTGATGGGCCCGGCAGCCAACCTGATCGAGATCTACAAGGCACGCCAGGCCAAGAAAGCAGCCAGCGCGTAG
- a CDS encoding alpha/beta hydrolase, with protein sequence MRQELPERHTRTGLFRLHTDFASSHLKPRRTVLVYLPPGYYDSPDRRYPVLYLHDGQNLFDGATSFIYGQEWRVDETAERLIKEGKIEPLIIVGIYNTGATRLEEYTPTRDKRGRGGKGELYSKLLTDDLKPFIDRSYRTKPDAASTALGGSSLGGLISLWVGLQRPDVFGKLAVLSPSVWWDEKAILKAVTRKLPLKLWVDIGSAEGDTALPDARLLRDALKDKGWKEGTDLAYQEFDGAQHNEASWADRFDKVLLFLFGR encoded by the coding sequence ATGAGGCAGGAGCTGCCCGAGCGGCACACGCGCACAGGGCTCTTTCGGCTCCACACGGACTTTGCTTCGTCGCACCTCAAGCCACGCCGGACGGTCTTGGTCTACCTGCCGCCGGGGTACTACGATAGCCCCGACCGGCGCTACCCCGTGCTCTACCTCCACGATGGGCAGAACCTCTTCGATGGCGCGACCTCGTTTATCTACGGCCAGGAGTGGCGCGTGGACGAGACCGCGGAGCGGCTGATCAAAGAGGGCAAGATCGAGCCGCTGATTATCGTGGGCATCTACAACACCGGCGCGACTCGCCTGGAAGAGTACACCCCGACCCGGGACAAGCGCGGTCGTGGGGGCAAGGGCGAGCTCTACAGCAAGCTCCTCACCGACGACCTCAAGCCCTTTATCGACCGTAGCTACCGCACCAAGCCCGATGCCGCGAGTACCGCGCTGGGGGGCTCGTCGTTGGGGGGACTGATCTCCCTCTGGGTAGGGCTCCAGCGCCCCGACGTGTTTGGCAAGCTCGCGGTGCTGTCACCGTCGGTTTGGTGGGACGAGAAGGCGATCTTGAAGGCCGTTACACGCAAGCTCCCTCTGAAGCTCTGGGTGGATATCGGGAGCGCGGAGGGCGACACGGCCCTCCCCGATGCCCGCCTGCTACGGGACGCGCTCAAGGACAAAGGCTGGAAAGAGGGGACGGACCTCGCCTACCAGGAGTTCGACGGTGCCCAGCACAACGAGGCATCGTGGGCGGATCGCTTCGACAAGGTGCTCCTCTTTTTATTTGGCCGTTGA
- a CDS encoding cytidylate kinase family protein: MSIKITITGEPGCGKTTVAKLLQESLQIEYYSTGAMQRQIAASKNLTTLEYNKLAESDRSIDDEIDSLTQRIGQEKERFIFDSRLAWHFMPYSLKVFVTCLPAVAAARVYGQERIGESFVSKENAMNLLRERYFSENNRFLKYYNASLNNLSNYDLVVDSSVLDAKSIAALIVNELTTDGCLLHPISLVSPRSLQPSQEIRSVSEEALESLTRHPEYQEIPVTVCRVDGNWTILDGHKRCALALKQGKTHLRCRLAGQEDEIYRSGMTFRSFVRGAVTKARIYDWEDAFGFRFQG; this comes from the coding sequence ATGTCCATTAAGATTACAATTACCGGCGAGCCGGGCTGTGGGAAGACAACGGTTGCAAAGCTACTACAGGAGAGCCTACAGATTGAGTACTACTCCACGGGGGCAATGCAGCGCCAGATCGCCGCATCGAAGAACTTGACGACTCTGGAGTACAACAAGCTTGCGGAGAGTGATCGCTCCATCGACGATGAGATCGACTCACTCACCCAGCGCATTGGGCAAGAGAAAGAGCGCTTTATCTTTGACTCGCGGCTGGCGTGGCACTTCATGCCCTACTCGCTCAAGGTTTTTGTGACTTGTCTGCCTGCGGTGGCGGCAGCGCGCGTCTATGGCCAGGAGCGCATTGGCGAGAGCTTTGTCTCCAAAGAAAACGCGATGAACCTGCTGCGCGAGCGCTATTTTAGCGAGAACAATCGGTTCTTGAAGTACTACAATGCGTCGCTAAACAACCTGAGCAACTACGACTTAGTGGTGGACTCGTCCGTGCTCGATGCAAAAAGTATTGCGGCTCTCATTGTGAACGAGCTCACGACAGACGGCTGCTTGCTCCACCCCATCAGCCTCGTCTCGCCCCGGTCGCTTCAGCCCTCACAGGAGATTCGCTCGGTCTCGGAGGAGGCGCTGGAGAGCTTGACAAGACACCCGGAGTATCAGGAAATCCCCGTGACGGTCTGCCGTGTCGATGGCAACTGGACAATTCTCGATGGTCACAAGCGCTGCGCTCTGGCTCTGAAACAGGGCAAGACCCACCTGCGCTGCCGGCTTGCAGGGCAAGAGGACGAGATCTATCGTAGTGGCATGACCTTCCGCTCGTTCGTCCGCGGTGCCGTCACCAAAGCCCGGATCTACGACTGGGAAGATGCCTTCGGGTTTCGGTTTCAGGGCTAG
- a CDS encoding sigma-70 family RNA polymerase sigma factor translates to MHDVFEARLVERFRQGDARAMETLFELYADRALGLAMRLTETREDAEEVAQEAFVRAFRSARQLTGGHTKRFGPWLFAIVRSIAADKRRQLRLPTLSLETPAGAALVSRVRTEDEALARAERKALLDALESLPEEHKLVLTLCDLEDIPHAEAAEVLGRSVAATKSLLYRARRALRDALVAGG, encoded by the coding sequence GTGCACGATGTTTTTGAGGCGCGGCTGGTAGAGCGATTTCGGCAAGGCGATGCCCGCGCGATGGAGACACTCTTTGAGCTCTATGCGGACCGGGCGCTGGGGCTGGCGATGCGGCTGACGGAGACGCGGGAAGATGCCGAGGAAGTGGCCCAAGAGGCGTTTGTGCGGGCGTTTCGCAGTGCGCGCCAGCTCACGGGCGGCCACACAAAGCGCTTTGGTCCCTGGCTCTTTGCCATTGTGCGCTCGATTGCCGCCGATAAGCGCCGCCAGCTCCGGCTCCCCACGCTCTCGCTAGAGACTCCCGCGGGTGCAGCGCTGGTCAGCCGGGTCCGCACCGAGGACGAGGCCCTGGCCCGTGCGGAGCGCAAGGCGCTTCTGGACGCTCTCGAGTCCCTCCCCGAGGAGCACAAGCTCGTGCTGACCCTCTGCGATCTGGAGGACATCCCCCACGCCGAGGCCGCCGAGGTGCTGGGCCGCTCGGTCGCCGCCACGAAATCCCTGCTCTACCGCGCCCGCCGGGCGTTGCGGGATGCGCTGGTCGCCGGGGGTTAA